One window of the Pseudomonas lurida genome contains the following:
- a CDS encoding alpha/beta fold hydrolase codes for MSTFLYGGNVQANGIRQHYLRYGGKGPALILIPGITSPAITWGFVAERLGAQFDTYVLDVRGRGLSSTGPELDYSADTCAEDIGAFADALNLQRYHLVGHSMGARFAVRSAVLHPQGVNRVVLIDPPVSGPGRREYPSKLPWYVDSIRQSQVGMDAEAMRAFCATWTTEQLQLRAEWLHTCYEPAIVRAFNDFHTVDFHQDLPHLKAPALLVVAGRGGVILDEDIAEIQDLQPGIQVARVPNAGHMIPWDDLDGFFHALGDFLEQ; via the coding sequence GTGAGCACCTTCCTCTACGGCGGCAACGTGCAGGCCAATGGCATTCGCCAACATTACCTGCGTTACGGCGGCAAGGGCCCCGCACTGATCCTGATCCCCGGCATCACCAGCCCGGCGATCACCTGGGGCTTCGTGGCCGAGCGCCTTGGCGCGCAGTTCGATACCTATGTGCTGGATGTGCGCGGTCGCGGCCTGTCATCGACCGGCCCCGAGCTCGATTACAGTGCGGACACCTGCGCCGAAGACATTGGCGCGTTTGCCGATGCGCTGAATTTGCAACGCTACCACCTGGTCGGCCACTCCATGGGCGCACGCTTTGCCGTGCGCAGCGCCGTGCTGCATCCCCAGGGCGTCAACCGCGTAGTGCTGATCGACCCGCCGGTGTCCGGCCCAGGCCGCCGCGAATACCCGAGCAAACTGCCCTGGTACGTCGACTCGATCCGTCAATCCCAGGTCGGCATGGACGCCGAGGCGATGCGCGCCTTCTGCGCCACCTGGACCACAGAGCAACTGCAACTGCGCGCCGAATGGCTGCACACCTGCTATGAGCCCGCCATCGTGCGCGCCTTCAATGACTTCCACACGGTGGACTTCCACCAGGACCTGCCCCACCTCAAGGCCCCTGCCCTGTTGGTGGTGGCCGGGCGCGGCGGCGTGATCCTCGATGAAGACATTGCCGAGATCCAGGACCTGCAACCGGGCATCCAGGTCGCGCGCGTGCCGAATGCCGGGCACATGATTCCGTGGGATGACCTCGACGGTTTCTTCCACGCCCTCGGCGACTTCCTCGAACAATAA
- a CDS encoding aliphatic sulfonate ABC transporter substrate-binding protein produces the protein MKPFTQRLLGACALALCLQPLVHAAETDPAEVNLDYAYYSPVSLVLKHFGWLEQALPHAKVGWVLSQGSNRSLEYLNSGGVDFASSASLSAVLSRANGSPIKSVYVYSRAEWTALVVRKDSPFKSVTDLKGKKIAATKGTDPYLFTLRSLQKAGLKKDDVELVHLQHPDGRTALEKGDVDAWAGLDPHMAASEIQAGSRLLYRNKDFNSYGVVSVTEQFAKAHPQTITKVLGAYEKARDWAVKHPDEFAKLLADESGLPLEVAKLQLSRTDLSTPFLSSKDVVSSKAAAPILVSEELVRKGVNVDQVIDQLIDTSFGH, from the coding sequence ATGAAACCCTTCACCCAACGCTTACTCGGCGCATGCGCCCTCGCCCTGTGCCTGCAACCACTGGTCCATGCCGCTGAAACCGACCCCGCCGAAGTCAATCTCGACTACGCCTATTACTCGCCCGTCAGCCTGGTGCTCAAGCATTTCGGTTGGCTGGAACAGGCCTTGCCGCACGCCAAGGTGGGCTGGGTATTGAGCCAGGGCAGCAACCGTTCGCTGGAATACCTCAACAGTGGCGGCGTGGATTTCGCCTCCTCCGCCAGCCTGTCTGCCGTGCTCAGTCGCGCCAATGGCAGCCCGATCAAGTCGGTGTACGTCTATAGCCGCGCCGAATGGACCGCCCTGGTGGTCCGCAAGGATTCGCCGTTCAAGAGCGTCACCGACCTGAAAGGCAAGAAAATCGCCGCCACCAAGGGCACCGACCCGTACCTGTTCACCCTGCGCAGCCTGCAAAAGGCCGGGCTGAAAAAGGACGATGTGGAACTGGTGCACCTGCAACACCCGGACGGTCGTACCGCCCTGGAAAAAGGTGACGTGGACGCCTGGGCCGGCCTCGACCCGCACATGGCCGCCAGTGAAATCCAGGCCGGTTCGCGCCTGCTGTACCGCAACAAGGACTTCAACAGCTATGGCGTGGTCAGCGTCACCGAGCAGTTCGCCAAGGCGCATCCGCAGACCATCACCAAAGTACTCGGCGCGTATGAAAAGGCCCGCGATTGGGCGGTGAAGCACCCGGATGAATTCGCCAAGCTGCTCGCCGACGAGTCCGGCCTGCCGTTGGAAGTGGCCAAGCTGCAACTGTCGCGTACCGACCTGAGCACACCGTTCCTGAGCAGCAAGGACGTGGTGTCGTCAAAGGCGGCGGCACCGATCCTGGTGTCTGAAGAGTTGGTGCGCAAAGGCGTGAACGTGGACCAGGTGATCGACCAGTTGATCGACACCTCGTTCGGCCACTAA
- a CDS encoding MalY/PatB family protein produces MSFDFDTIHPRLGTGSTKWNRYPRDVLPMWIADMDIAAPPAVLQALHARLDQQVLGYSVAGPDVREAIIADLWNKYAWRVQPDELLFLPGVEPGFNMALHAFVQPGQAVVLQTPNYRPIRLAPGHWNLPRIEVPFDRVDGEYLTPMPAMRQALSGAGALLLSNPHNPVGKVFPREELLAVANACLENGTLIISDEIHAELCFDGRRHIPTASLSPEIAQRTITLMSASKAYNVAGLKTCFAVVQNAEIRERFNHARCGMVDSVSPLGLEATRAAYSQCGEWLDALVQYLQDNRDYLLDAVQTRLPGVVMHAPQGTYLAWLDCSALGLDDPQQFFLEQAKVGLSAGIEFGDDSQQFVRLNFGCPRSMLEEGLQRMERALRNRQA; encoded by the coding sequence ATGAGCTTTGATTTCGACACGATCCACCCACGCCTCGGCACCGGCAGCACCAAGTGGAACCGTTACCCTCGCGACGTGTTGCCGATGTGGATCGCCGACATGGACATCGCCGCCCCACCCGCCGTGCTGCAGGCCTTGCATGCACGCCTGGACCAGCAGGTGCTGGGCTACAGCGTCGCCGGCCCGGATGTACGCGAGGCGATCATTGCCGATCTGTGGAACAAGTACGCCTGGCGCGTGCAGCCGGATGAATTGCTGTTCCTGCCTGGCGTCGAGCCGGGTTTCAACATGGCGCTGCATGCGTTTGTGCAGCCGGGTCAGGCGGTGGTGCTGCAAACCCCCAACTACCGGCCGATTCGCCTGGCGCCCGGGCACTGGAACCTGCCGCGCATCGAGGTCCCCTTCGATCGGGTCGACGGTGAATACCTCACGCCCATGCCGGCCATGCGCCAGGCACTCAGCGGCGCCGGCGCGCTGCTGCTGAGCAACCCGCACAACCCCGTGGGCAAAGTCTTCCCCCGGGAAGAACTGCTGGCCGTGGCCAATGCCTGCCTGGAAAACGGCACGCTGATCATCTCCGACGAAATCCACGCCGAACTGTGCTTCGACGGCCGCCGCCATATCCCCACCGCCAGCCTCAGCCCCGAGATCGCCCAACGCACCATCACCCTGATGTCGGCGAGCAAGGCCTATAACGTGGCCGGCCTGAAGACCTGCTTCGCCGTGGTACAGAACGCCGAGATCCGCGAACGCTTCAACCATGCGCGTTGCGGCATGGTGGACAGCGTCAGCCCCCTGGGCCTGGAAGCCACCCGCGCCGCCTACAGCCAGTGCGGCGAATGGCTCGATGCGCTGGTGCAGTACCTGCAAGACAACCGTGACTACCTGCTCGATGCCGTGCAGACCCGCCTGCCCGGTGTCGTCATGCATGCGCCACAAGGCACTTACCTGGCCTGGCTGGATTGCAGCGCCCTGGGCCTGGACGATCCGCAGCAGTTTTTCCTGGAACAGGCCAAGGTCGGGTTGAGCGCCGGTATCGAGTTCGGTGATGACAGCCAGCAGTTCGTGCGCCTGAACTTCGGCTGCCCACGGTCGATGCTGGAAGAAGGCCTGCAACGCATGGAACGCGCCCTGCGCAACCGCCAGGCCTGA
- a CDS encoding TOBE domain-containing protein, translated as MTIKAINVRNQFKGVIKEILLGEVVSEIDVQTASGIVTSVITTRSVRDLELKVGSEVIAFVKSTEVSIAKL; from the coding sequence ATGACCATTAAAGCGATCAACGTGCGCAACCAGTTCAAGGGCGTGATCAAGGAGATTCTGCTAGGGGAAGTGGTGTCGGAAATCGATGTGCAGACCGCGTCTGGCATCGTCACTTCGGTGATCACCACCCGTTCGGTGCGCGATCTGGAATTGAAAGTGGGCAGTGAAGTGATTGCCTTCGTGAAATCGACGGAAGTGTCCATCGCCAAGTTGTGA
- a CDS encoding FAD-dependent monooxygenase gives MGSTQKIAIVGAGLGGAAAATLLQQAGFDVDVYEQAPAFSRLGAGIHMGPNIMKIFRRMGIEKQLDLMGSHPEHWFSRCGETGDYLSRIPLTGYGASYITVHRGDLHALQMSTLKPGTLHFNKRLETLEETDTQVRLTFADGMVTYADIVIGADGINSKIREELLGVEKPLYSGWVAHRALIRGDQLAKYDLKFEDCIKWWTEDRHMMVYYTTGKRDEYYYVTGVPHAEWDFQGAFVDSSREEMFDAFKGYHPTVQALIESTESVTKWPLRNRNPLPLWSRGRLVLLGDACHPMKPHMAQGAGMAIEDAAMLTRCLQETGISDYRTAFQLYEANRKERASRVQAVSNANTWLRTQEDPAWVYGYDLYAQELKSGVAA, from the coding sequence ATGGGAAGCACTCAGAAAATCGCCATCGTCGGTGCCGGCCTCGGCGGCGCCGCCGCTGCCACGCTGTTGCAACAAGCTGGTTTCGACGTGGATGTCTATGAGCAGGCGCCGGCGTTCTCACGGCTGGGTGCGGGGATCCACATGGGCCCCAACATCATGAAAATCTTCCGCCGCATGGGCATCGAAAAGCAGCTTGACCTGATGGGCTCGCACCCCGAGCACTGGTTCAGCCGGTGCGGTGAAACCGGCGACTACCTCTCGCGCATCCCGCTTACTGGCTACGGCGCGTCCTATATCACCGTGCACCGTGGCGACCTGCACGCGCTGCAGATGTCGACCCTCAAGCCGGGCACCCTGCACTTCAACAAGCGCCTGGAAACCCTCGAAGAAACCGACACCCAGGTGCGCCTGACCTTCGCAGACGGCATGGTCACCTATGCCGACATCGTGATCGGCGCCGACGGCATCAACTCCAAGATCCGCGAAGAACTGCTGGGCGTGGAAAAACCGCTGTACAGCGGCTGGGTCGCGCACCGCGCATTGATCCGCGGCGACCAGTTGGCCAAGTACGACCTGAAGTTCGAGGACTGCATCAAGTGGTGGACCGAAGACCGCCACATGATGGTCTACTACACCACCGGCAAGCGCGACGAGTACTACTACGTCACCGGCGTGCCCCATGCCGAATGGGACTTCCAGGGCGCGTTCGTCGACAGCAGCCGCGAAGAGATGTTCGACGCCTTCAAGGGCTACCACCCCACCGTCCAGGCCCTGATCGAGTCCACCGAAAGCGTGACCAAATGGCCGCTGCGCAACCGCAACCCGTTGCCGCTGTGGAGCCGAGGCCGCCTGGTGTTGCTCGGTGACGCCTGCCACCCAATGAAACCCCACATGGCCCAGGGCGCCGGCATGGCCATCGAAGACGCGGCAATGCTCACCCGCTGCCTGCAGGAAACCGGCATCAGCGACTATCGCACCGCATTCCAGTTGTATGAGGCCAACCGCAAGGAACGTGCGTCCCGCGTACAGGCAGTGTCCAACGCCAACACCTGGTTGCGCACCCAGGAAGACCCGGCCTGGGTCTACGGTTATGACCTGTATGCCCAGGAACTGAAATCGGGGGTGGCCGCGTGA
- a CDS encoding ABC transporter permease — MTSKTQALPLVEPVAINRSAWPRRLKGLVLPVLILLVLEVVVRVGWLPSYQMPAPSEIAVTLTDLAEGSLWKHISASLGRVLLGFAIGASLALVFAAWVGLSREAEAYLEPTFAGLRSIPSLAWVPLLLLWLGIDETSKIVLIAIGAFFPVYLNGVAAIRDIDRKLVEVGQMYGFGRWRLVRRILLPAALPGLFTGLRSGLSLAWMFLVAAELIAATKGLGYLLSDGRETSRPDIVLAAIIVLALLGKVSDGLLAALEKRCLAWRDTFQGAEQ, encoded by the coding sequence ATGACCAGCAAAACCCAAGCATTGCCCCTGGTCGAGCCGGTGGCGATCAATCGCAGTGCCTGGCCGAGGCGACTCAAGGGCCTGGTGTTGCCGGTGCTGATCCTGCTGGTGCTGGAGGTGGTGGTTCGAGTGGGTTGGTTGCCGTCGTACCAGATGCCGGCGCCCAGCGAGATCGCCGTGACCCTCACGGACCTCGCCGAAGGCTCACTGTGGAAACACATCAGTGCCAGCCTCGGCCGGGTGCTGCTGGGCTTTGCCATCGGCGCCAGCCTGGCACTGGTGTTTGCCGCCTGGGTGGGCTTGAGCCGTGAGGCCGAAGCCTACCTGGAACCGACTTTCGCCGGGCTGCGCTCGATCCCGAGCCTGGCCTGGGTGCCGCTGTTGCTGCTTTGGCTGGGCATCGACGAGACCTCGAAGATCGTGCTGATCGCCATCGGCGCGTTCTTCCCGGTGTACCTCAATGGTGTCGCCGCCATCCGCGACATCGATCGCAAGCTGGTAGAAGTCGGGCAAATGTACGGCTTCGGTCGGTGGCGCCTGGTGCGTCGCATCCTGTTGCCGGCCGCCCTGCCCGGCCTGTTCACCGGGTTGCGCAGTGGTTTGAGCCTGGCATGGATGTTTCTGGTGGCGGCCGAACTGATCGCGGCCACCAAGGGCCTGGGTTACTTGCTCAGCGACGGGCGCGAGACCTCGCGGCCGGATATCGTGTTGGCGGCAATCATCGTGTTGGCGTTGCTGGGCAAGGTCAGCGATGGCCTGCTCGCCGCGCTGGAAAAGCGCTGCCTGGCCTGGCGCGATACGTTCCAGGGAGCAGAACAATGA
- a CDS encoding nucleoside hydrolase has translation MQGFLKRCALLVAVGLCAGTAQAAEKVIFDTDFNVLNDDGQAFIMLAQLHAQKRIELLGMTLVSGNAWVDQEQVDALKAVERMGVEKEVGVYSGAAYPLLHDYATYEAEKALFGSGWPGAFKNPRPTSASQLVAPPDGLATHTKLRKETAAQFIVDSVRANPHQVTILAVGPLTNVALAIRSAPDIVPLIKRIVYMGGALEIPGNTTPAAEFNWWFDPEAAKIVLRSPIEHVIFPNDVCEKVTFDKSVYQRVIAQKGAIADLYTHEFGPLFDKDPSYHSFTWDSLPALYLVDPQIVTQSRDLWVDVDATFGADYGRALGYQKGAPVGTQKAKVVFGVDQKKFWDGYVNLVTLPTPVKR, from the coding sequence ATGCAAGGCTTCTTGAAACGCTGTGCGTTGCTTGTCGCGGTCGGCCTGTGTGCCGGCACCGCGCAGGCGGCGGAAAAGGTCATCTTCGATACCGACTTCAATGTGCTCAACGATGACGGCCAGGCCTTCATCATGCTCGCCCAGTTGCATGCGCAAAAACGCATCGAACTGCTGGGCATGACCCTGGTCAGCGGCAACGCCTGGGTCGACCAGGAACAGGTCGACGCCCTCAAGGCCGTGGAACGCATGGGCGTGGAGAAAGAGGTGGGCGTCTACTCCGGCGCCGCCTACCCACTGCTGCATGACTACGCCACCTACGAGGCAGAAAAAGCCCTGTTCGGCTCCGGCTGGCCGGGGGCGTTCAAAAACCCCCGCCCCACATCAGCCTCACAATTGGTCGCGCCACCGGACGGCCTTGCCACACACACGAAACTGCGCAAGGAGACCGCCGCGCAGTTCATTGTCGACAGCGTGCGCGCCAACCCGCACCAGGTGACGATCCTCGCCGTCGGCCCGCTGACCAACGTCGCCCTGGCGATACGCTCGGCGCCGGACATCGTGCCGTTGATCAAGCGCATCGTGTACATGGGGGGCGCCTTGGAGATTCCGGGCAACACCACCCCAGCGGCGGAGTTCAACTGGTGGTTCGACCCGGAGGCAGCGAAGATCGTGTTGCGCTCACCCATCGAACACGTGATCTTCCCCAATGATGTGTGCGAGAAAGTCACCTTCGACAAGTCGGTGTACCAGCGCGTGATCGCCCAGAAAGGCGCGATTGCCGACCTGTACACGCATGAATTCGGGCCCTTGTTCGACAAGGACCCGAGCTACCACAGCTTCACCTGGGACAGCTTGCCGGCGCTGTACCTGGTCGACCCGCAGATCGTCACGCAATCCCGCGATTTGTGGGTGGATGTAGACGCCACGTTTGGCGCCGACTACGGCCGCGCACTGGGCTACCAGAAAGGCGCGCCGGTAGGCACGCAGAAGGCCAAGGTGGTGTTCGGCGTGGACCAGAAGAAATTCTGGGATGGCTACGTCAACCTCGTGACCCTGCCGACGCCGGTCAAGCGCTGA
- a CDS encoding maleate cis-trans isomerase family protein, with protein sequence MQKPYRIGQIVPSSNTTMETEIPAMLTARQSIRPERFTFHSSRMRMKQVRKEELAAMDGESDRCAVELSDAKVDVLGYACLVAIMAMGLGYHRNSEQRLRKATADNDANAPVITSAGALIEGLNVMGAKRIAIVAPYMKPLTELVVNYIREEGFEVVDWRALEIPDNLEVARHDPANLPAIVAGMNLEGVDVIVLSACVQMQSLPVVAKVEAQTGKPVLTAAIATTYAMLKALDLEPIVPGAGALLSGAY encoded by the coding sequence ATGCAGAAGCCCTACCGTATCGGCCAGATCGTGCCGAGTTCCAACACCACCATGGAAACCGAGATCCCGGCGATGCTCACCGCACGCCAGTCGATCCGCCCCGAGCGCTTTACCTTTCACTCCAGCCGCATGCGCATGAAGCAGGTGCGCAAGGAAGAACTGGCGGCCATGGACGGCGAGTCCGACCGTTGCGCCGTCGAACTGTCCGACGCCAAGGTCGATGTACTGGGCTATGCGTGCCTGGTGGCGATCATGGCCATGGGGCTGGGTTATCACCGCAACTCCGAACAACGCTTGCGCAAAGCCACCGCCGACAACGATGCCAACGCCCCGGTGATCACCAGTGCGGGCGCCTTGATCGAAGGCCTGAACGTCATGGGCGCCAAGCGCATCGCGATTGTCGCGCCGTACATGAAACCGCTGACCGAACTGGTGGTGAACTACATCCGCGAAGAGGGCTTCGAGGTGGTGGACTGGCGCGCCCTCGAGATCCCCGACAACCTCGAGGTGGCCCGTCACGACCCGGCCAACCTGCCGGCCATCGTCGCCGGGATGAACCTGGAGGGCGTCGATGTGATCGTGCTGTCCGCCTGCGTGCAGATGCAGTCGCTGCCCGTGGTAGCCAAGGTCGAGGCGCAAACCGGCAAACCGGTGCTCACCGCCGCCATCGCCACCACCTACGCCATGCTCAAGGCCCTGGACCTGGAACCCATCGTTCCGGGCGCTGGCGCCCTGCTTTCCGGCGCCTACTGA
- a CDS encoding N-carbamoylsarcosine amidohydrolase has translation MSEQSADANYQGVWGNRIGFGKKAALLMIDFMQGYTTKGAPLFAPGVVTAVAESVELLATARKHGIAVVHTNIRYHPGHFADGGIWVKKAPVMKDMVEGNPLAAFCAEMLPQVDEVVITKQYASAFFGSSLAPMLHAQGIDTVVLAGCSTSGCIRATAVDAVQHGFRTIVVRECVGDRHPAPHEANLFDIDSKYGDVVSKQEAMRKFREQ, from the coding sequence ATGAGCGAACAATCCGCCGACGCCAACTACCAGGGCGTATGGGGCAACCGCATCGGCTTTGGCAAGAAGGCCGCGCTGCTGATGATCGACTTCATGCAGGGCTACACCACCAAAGGCGCGCCGCTGTTCGCGCCGGGCGTGGTCACGGCCGTGGCTGAAAGCGTGGAGCTGCTGGCCACTGCCCGCAAGCACGGGATTGCGGTCGTCCACACCAATATCCGCTACCATCCCGGCCACTTCGCGGATGGTGGGATCTGGGTGAAAAAGGCCCCGGTGATGAAAGACATGGTCGAAGGCAATCCACTGGCCGCGTTCTGTGCCGAAATGTTGCCCCAGGTCGATGAAGTGGTGATCACCAAACAATACGCCAGCGCATTCTTTGGTAGCAGCCTGGCGCCGATGCTGCATGCACAGGGCATCGACACCGTGGTACTGGCCGGTTGTTCCACCAGCGGCTGCATCCGCGCCACGGCGGTGGATGCGGTGCAACACGGGTTTCGCACCATCGTCGTGCGCGAATGCGTCGGCGACCGGCACCCGGCCCCCCATGAAGCCAACTTGTTCGATATCGACAGCAAGTATGGCGACGTGGTGAGCAAGCAGGAGGCGATGCGCAAATTCAGGGAGCAATAA
- a CDS encoding ABC transporter ATP-binding protein, translating to MSVQPLLDIHVARKSFASTTVLKDVRLALQPREAVSLLGPSGCGKSTLLRIVAGLEKNFQGELRSPDGEVAFVFQEPRLMPWLTVEQNIGFSDDKHYDKAWVTQLIEEVGLKGFAQALPKALSGGMAQRVAIARGLYSRPQVLLLDEPFSAVDAFTRMKLQDLLLQLAKHHEIALLLVTHDVDEALYLSDRVLVMDNRPSSIRQELAVDLPHPRDRRDPVLAQLKALSLTELQRAHVI from the coding sequence ATGAGCGTGCAGCCACTGTTGGACATTCACGTAGCGCGTAAAAGCTTCGCCAGCACCACCGTGCTCAAAGACGTGCGCCTGGCCCTGCAACCTCGGGAGGCCGTGAGCCTGCTGGGCCCCAGCGGTTGTGGCAAAAGCACCCTGCTGCGAATCGTTGCCGGCCTGGAAAAGAACTTCCAGGGCGAACTGCGCAGCCCCGATGGCGAAGTCGCCTTTGTGTTCCAGGAACCCCGGCTGATGCCCTGGCTCACGGTGGAACAGAACATCGGTTTCAGTGATGACAAGCACTACGACAAGGCCTGGGTCACGCAACTGATCGAAGAAGTCGGCCTCAAGGGATTTGCCCAGGCGTTGCCCAAGGCATTGTCCGGTGGCATGGCGCAACGGGTGGCGATTGCACGAGGCCTGTACTCACGCCCGCAGGTGTTGCTGCTGGACGAACCCTTCAGTGCGGTGGATGCATTCACCCGCATGAAGCTGCAGGACCTGCTGTTGCAACTGGCCAAACACCACGAAATCGCCTTGCTGCTGGTGACCCATGATGTGGACGAGGCGCTGTACCTGAGTGACCGTGTGCTGGTGATGGACAATCGTCCGAGCAGCATTCGCCAGGAACTCGCCGTGGACTTGCCGCACCCCAGGGACCGGCGTGATCCGGTACTGGCGCAACTCAAGGCACTGTCCTTGACCGAACTGCAACGCGCCCACGTTATCTGA
- a CDS encoding MFS transporter has product MPIANAAPATTVADPVNTLYHKITWKLIPFLCFCYLAAYLDRINIGFAKLQMLDQLQFSETAFGLGAGLFFVGYILFEVPSNLVLERVGAKIWIARIMITWGLLSACTMLVTSTTQFYILRFLLGAAEAGFLPGVLYYLTTWFPTHRRGRIIALFMIGLPLSSVIGGPLSGWIMGHFDHMGGLRGWQWLFLIEAVPSVLLGVLTFWALPNTYQQAKWLSDEEKALLENELRKDDADGTGSKHSFRDGFFNLKVWMLGGIDFSILLSAYAMGFWMPTFIRNAGVTDTFHIGVLTALPSVAALLGMLLIGASSDKHRERRWHIIVPFFIGAAAMATSTFFTHNVAATVALFAIASAAIIGAVPVFFSLPATFLKGTAAATGFALACSLANIAGLVSNSLMGVAIDVTGSSAGALWFFAGCLILSSFLVIALPAKLVNR; this is encoded by the coding sequence ATGCCCATTGCGAATGCAGCGCCCGCGACCACCGTCGCCGACCCGGTCAACACGCTCTACCACAAGATTACCTGGAAGCTGATTCCGTTCCTGTGCTTCTGCTACCTGGCCGCCTACCTCGACCGCATCAACATCGGCTTCGCCAAACTGCAGATGCTCGACCAATTGCAGTTCAGCGAAACCGCGTTCGGCCTGGGTGCCGGCCTGTTCTTTGTCGGCTACATCCTCTTCGAAGTCCCCAGCAACCTGGTGTTGGAACGGGTCGGCGCAAAGATCTGGATCGCGCGCATCATGATCACCTGGGGCCTGCTTTCGGCCTGCACCATGCTGGTCACCTCCACCACCCAGTTCTACATCCTGCGTTTTCTGCTCGGCGCGGCTGAGGCAGGCTTTCTGCCGGGTGTCCTGTATTACCTGACCACCTGGTTCCCCACTCACCGACGCGGGCGCATCATCGCGCTGTTCATGATCGGCCTGCCGCTGTCCAGTGTGATCGGTGGCCCGCTGTCCGGCTGGATCATGGGGCACTTCGACCACATGGGTGGGCTGCGCGGCTGGCAATGGCTGTTCCTGATCGAAGCGGTGCCCAGCGTGTTACTGGGCGTGCTGACCTTCTGGGCACTGCCCAACACCTACCAGCAAGCCAAGTGGCTCTCGGACGAGGAAAAGGCCCTGCTGGAAAACGAATTGCGCAAGGATGACGCCGACGGCACCGGCAGCAAGCACAGCTTTCGCGACGGTTTCTTCAACCTCAAGGTCTGGATGCTCGGCGGTATCGACTTTTCGATCCTGCTCAGCGCCTACGCCATGGGCTTCTGGATGCCGACTTTCATCCGCAATGCCGGAGTGACCGACACCTTCCACATCGGCGTGCTCACCGCGCTGCCCAGTGTCGCCGCACTGCTTGGCATGCTGCTGATCGGCGCCAGCTCCGACAAACACCGCGAGCGCCGCTGGCACATCATCGTGCCGTTCTTCATCGGCGCGGCAGCCATGGCCACCAGCACTTTCTTTACCCACAACGTGGCGGCCACCGTGGCGCTGTTCGCGATTGCCTCGGCGGCAATCATCGGCGCGGTGCCCGTGTTCTTCAGCCTGCCGGCGACCTTCCTAAAAGGCACCGCGGCGGCCACCGGCTTTGCCCTGGCCTGCTCGCTGGCGAATATCGCCGGGCTGGTGAGCAACTCGTTGATGGGCGTTGCGATCGACGTCACAGGTAGCAGCGCTGGCGCCTTGTGGTTTTTTGCTGGCTGCCTGATTCTCAGCAGCTTCCTGGTCATCGCCTTGCCGGCGAAACTGGTGAACCGTTGA
- a CDS encoding 2,5-dihydroxypyridine 5,6-dioxygenase codes for MPVSDCELTQMFEHVLTLSKVDPTQSVAVLKSHYSDPRTVRAAMDAAQRLGAKVYAVELPSFNHPRAMGNDMTAYCGDTALTGNIAAQRALEAADLIVDTMMLLHSPEQEQILKTGTRILLAVEPPEVLARMLPTEEDKVRVLAAEQLLKKARSIHVKSRAGSDFRAALGQYPSVTEYGFADEPGRWDHWPSGFLFSWPNEETAEGVLVLDIGDILLPFKTYTREKITLEIEKGFITSIHGGFEAEYLRDYMKYFNDSEVYGISHIGWGLQPRAQWTAMGLHDKNDGMCMDARAFYGNFLFSTGPNTEVGGTRKTPCHMDIPLRNCDVYLDDEAVVIAGDVVAPAASRAR; via the coding sequence ATGCCGGTAAGCGATTGCGAACTGACCCAGATGTTTGAACACGTGTTGACGCTGTCCAAGGTCGACCCGACCCAGAGCGTTGCCGTGCTCAAGAGCCATTACTCCGACCCACGCACCGTGCGGGCCGCGATGGATGCCGCACAGCGCCTGGGGGCCAAGGTGTATGCGGTGGAGTTGCCGTCGTTTAACCATCCGCGGGCGATGGGCAATGACATGACCGCCTACTGCGGCGACACTGCGCTGACCGGCAACATCGCGGCCCAGCGCGCCCTGGAGGCCGCCGACCTGATCGTCGACACCATGATGCTGCTGCACTCCCCGGAGCAGGAGCAGATCCTCAAGACCGGCACGCGCATCCTGCTGGCCGTCGAGCCACCGGAAGTGCTGGCGCGCATGCTGCCCACCGAAGAAGACAAGGTGCGCGTGCTGGCGGCAGAACAGTTATTGAAAAAAGCGCGCTCGATCCATGTGAAGTCCCGTGCCGGCAGCGACTTCCGTGCCGCGCTAGGGCAATACCCGTCGGTGACCGAGTACGGGTTTGCCGATGAACCGGGGCGCTGGGACCATTGGCCGAGTGGTTTCCTGTTCTCCTGGCCTAACGAAGAAACCGCCGAAGGCGTGCTGGTGTTGGACATCGGCGACATCCTGCTGCCGTTCAAGACCTACACCCGGGAGAAGATCACCCTGGAGATTGAGAAGGGCTTTATCACCAGCATCCATGGCGGTTTCGAGGCCGAGTACCTGCGTGACTACATGAAGTACTTCAACGACTCCGAGGTGTACGGCATCTCTCATATCGGCTGGGGCCTGCAGCCACGGGCGCAATGGACCGCCATGGGCCTGCACGACAAGAACGATGGCATGTGCATGGACGCGCGGGCGTTCTATGGCAACTTCCTGTTCTCCACCGGGCCGAATACCGAAGTGGGCGGGACGCGCAAGACGCCGTGCCACATGGACATTCCGCTGCGTAATTGCGATGTGTACCTGGATGATGAAGCGGTGGTCATTGCTGGCGATGTGGTCGCCCCAGCGGCGTCCCGGGCACGCTGA